A portion of the Edaphobacter lichenicola genome contains these proteins:
- a CDS encoding amidase, with protein sequence MSKSRREFLTQSTLTLLASATALAQTPNTPATPGAPPAFGTSPSVGPEVTPSTFAEAEKLIQYTLTEKDRAQAAGNWRSAMAPLYERRTGPRKVTIPDNIAPYTTVNSILPGQATLPAKNEFIRTKSNAPLPTTDEAIAFAPVHQLSRWIETRKLTSTRLTEIYLKRIEQLNPKINCIITLTRDHALEQARAADAEIAAGHYRGPLHGIPWGAKDLLDTANIPTTWGAEPFEHRIPTADATVTERLNAAGAVLIAKLSLGALALNDVWFGGQTMNPWLLEEGSSGSSAGPGAATAAGLVAFAIGSETGGSIVSPSMRCGVTGLRPTYGRVPRTGAMTLCWSLDKLGPMARSVEDTMLVLNSITGPDNKDVACVPSKLAFDAAASVKNLKVGYFPQWMKEAPATDVDRAALAAISTLGMTPVEVTLPDWPYDNLDLILFAESAAAFEEITLNHHVDQLKAQVPDAWPNTFRQSHFLSAVDYVQADRLRRMVAAEMARIMNEVDLLLVPSLRDEILTITNFTGHPSLTLRAGFVEVSEARSDWAPDPTKPLPKFSPPRRVPHGVTLIGRLFDEGTIASVGLAMERHFNVAQENPPGF encoded by the coding sequence ATGTCGAAATCGCGTCGAGAATTTCTGACCCAAAGCACGCTCACTCTGCTCGCATCCGCCACCGCCTTAGCCCAAACTCCCAACACCCCAGCTACTCCCGGCGCACCACCCGCCTTCGGCACCTCACCCTCCGTTGGCCCTGAGGTCACGCCCTCCACCTTCGCCGAAGCCGAAAAACTAATCCAATACACCCTTACCGAAAAGGACCGCGCCCAGGCCGCCGGCAACTGGCGCAGCGCAATGGCCCCCCTCTACGAACGCCGCACCGGCCCACGCAAAGTCACCATCCCCGACAACATCGCACCCTACACGACGGTCAACTCCATCCTGCCCGGCCAGGCCACTCTTCCCGCCAAAAACGAGTTCATCCGCACCAAATCCAACGCACCGCTCCCCACCACCGACGAAGCCATCGCCTTCGCTCCCGTCCACCAGCTCTCCCGCTGGATCGAAACCCGCAAACTCACCAGCACGCGCCTCACCGAGATCTACCTCAAGCGCATCGAGCAGTTGAATCCCAAGATCAACTGCATCATCACCCTCACTCGCGACCACGCGCTCGAGCAAGCCAGAGCCGCCGACGCAGAGATAGCCGCCGGTCACTACCGCGGCCCACTCCACGGCATCCCCTGGGGCGCAAAAGATCTCCTCGACACCGCCAACATCCCAACCACCTGGGGCGCCGAGCCCTTCGAGCACCGCATCCCCACCGCCGACGCCACCGTCACCGAGCGCCTCAACGCCGCAGGCGCAGTCCTTATCGCAAAACTCTCGCTCGGTGCCCTGGCCCTCAACGACGTATGGTTCGGCGGCCAGACCATGAACCCCTGGCTCCTCGAAGAAGGCTCCTCAGGCTCGAGCGCTGGCCCCGGAGCCGCAACCGCCGCAGGCCTCGTCGCCTTCGCCATCGGCTCTGAAACCGGAGGCAGCATCGTCTCCCCCTCCATGCGTTGCGGAGTCACCGGCCTGCGCCCCACCTACGGCCGCGTCCCGCGCACAGGAGCCATGACACTCTGCTGGTCCCTCGACAAACTCGGCCCCATGGCCCGCAGCGTTGAAGACACCATGCTCGTCCTCAACTCCATCACCGGCCCCGACAACAAAGACGTAGCCTGCGTCCCCAGCAAACTGGCCTTCGACGCAGCCGCATCAGTAAAAAATTTGAAAGTCGGCTACTTCCCCCAATGGATGAAGGAGGCCCCCGCCACTGACGTAGACCGCGCCGCCCTCGCTGCCATCTCCACCCTAGGCATGACACCCGTTGAAGTCACTCTCCCCGACTGGCCCTACGACAACCTCGACCTCATCCTCTTTGCCGAATCAGCCGCCGCCTTCGAAGAGATCACCCTCAACCACCACGTCGACCAGCTCAAAGCGCAAGTCCCCGACGCCTGGCCCAACACCTTCCGCCAATCCCACTTCCTCTCCGCCGTCGACTACGTCCAGGCCGACCGCCTTCGCCGCATGGTCGCCGCCGAGATGGCGCGCATCATGAACGAAGTCGATCTCCTCCTCGTTCCCTCCCTGCGCGACGAGATCCTCACCATCACCAACTTCACGGGTCATCCCTCGCTCACACTCCGCGCCGGCTTCGTCGAAGTCTCCGAAGCCCGCAGCGACTGGGCACCCGACCCAACCAAGCCTCTTCCAAAGTTCTCACCACCACGTCGCGTCCCTCACGGCGTCACTCTCATCGGCCGCCTCTTCGACGAAGGCACCATCGCAAGCGTCGGTCTCGCCATGGAACGCCACTTCAACGTAGCGCAAGAAAACCCACCCGGCTTCTAG